ATAGAGGGTAAGTTAAAGGAACGTAATGTATTAAGCAGCACAGATAGCAAAGGTGATGAGATAGTATACAATATTACCTTTCACATGAATAAGGATACGATAATACCTAAAGAAGTCTTAGAAGTAGTGCAAGGTAAGCCTGTCCAATTGAATCTTATTCTTGATAATGGTATGGTATGGACAATAAATGGCGTGGATGTTGCAAAAGAAGCCATAAAAACAACGGATTTGGGTGTAAAATGGAACGAAGGCAATATTCCGGAAAAAGCAGGGAAGAAATTCCTTCAAGCAGTGAATGAACCGGTCAGCCGTCAGATTTCATTGATACACGAAGGCGACTTTGGTTTTACAGCAACGCTTACTATTAATCTTAATAGGCTAGCAGAAGGTGAAAAGGAAGCCCTCCTACGGGCAGATGGAAAGCATAAGGTTGCAGGTATGTATTATTACAATCCAAAGTCAGGTACCTTTACACTGCAATCTTCTTCTCAAATAGAGACAAATGGAATTGTTAAGTTTACGTTTGACCATGCTTCTGATTATATTCTATTGGTGGGTGAGAAGCTGATACTTAATGAGGAAACACTTCATGAGATTACTGTAGGCGGGGTGGCTGCCGGAACAACCGGTAAAAGCAAACTCTATGCCGGAGGTACAGCTGATAAAACGAAAAAGCTGGTTGTTAAGCTTCCGGCAAGTATGCAGGAAGCAATTGATAAGGAGTTAGTGGAATATAAGACAGTATATACCTCAAGTAATAAATCCGTTGCAACTGTTTCAAAAAGCGGACTGATTACGGCAGTTGGCAGCGGCAATACAGTTGTTACTGTAAAACTTACGTTAAATGATATTACTTTGGTTTTTAAACATCAGGTAAGTGTTGAAAAAGCCCGTATTACATTTGTGAAAGCGGTTGAAAAGCTAGCCGTTAATAAGCAAGCAGTTTTTGAAGTAAAACTATTCGGATATGCCGCCAAGGATATTGTTTGGATGACAAGCAAAAGGAATATCTCTGTTGTAAGTAAAAATTATGGAAAAACAAAAGCAATTGTATATGGTATATCAGAAGGAACGGAAGATGTGTATATTAAGCTGCGGTCAAGCAATGACGATATTGCTTTGGTTAAGGCAAAGATAACGGTAGTTCGCACAAAGAAGTAGGGTTAATGATTCATAATGAATCCTATTCATACCATATATTAATTAGTATAGATTCTCAAGGAATGTAAAACCTTAAGAATAATAGAAGAAGCCTTATATGTATCCTGCATGGTTAAAGGACTGTTACCAGTTTTAAAACCATACCCAAAGGATTGTTATAGGGCTTTTTCTGTTCTTGAATTGATCATCCTTAAAAAACTCTTATCCAGCACAGGAGCAGTTGAATGTTTTCCTATGAAGTGAGGCAGTGATACTGAACTGGAATTATACGGATATAAATGGGTAAAATCAACAAAAGCAATTGACAAAAAATAACATAAGATTTATGCTGTTTTTAATAACTATAATATGTCTATTCAGTAACGATTTGCTCAAAATATAAAAGGAGCCAGTATATGGATTATAAGAAGACAAGCCACACCAATGTACAAAAAATATTACCGGTTAGTGAACCTATGATAACAACTTATACCCACCATGCTCATTTATTATCAGTGCTCACGCACTATAGACAGGCATATCCATGGATTTTTAGTAATTATATTCATTTATTTATTAACAAGGATTATGTTAATAAATGGGGGGATTTTTATTTTCCCCTGCCTTATGAAATAAGAACTCCAGAAACCTGTAATTGGATTGAGACACAAAAGGTAAACAGACATCTGGTAGAAACCAAATGGGATAGTGTTATTAATTTCGTTAAGGAGTGTATTGATACAGAGAATTATATACATACAATGATAAATTACGCTTATCTTCCGGTCAGTGATAGATACAAACGTAGTAACACTAACCATGATATTTTTATTTATGGTTATGATACAGACAAGAAAGAATTATATGTTTCTGATTTTTTCAAAGGGGGGAAGTATAGTCACCAGATGATTTCCTTTGAAGATTTTACCCTTGCCTTTTCACAATACCATCAAGCTGTAAATAATGATTATCTGAGACAAGTAGTATATTTGTATAAATTTAACAATGGCTGCGGCTATCAGTTTAGTATTCAGAATATAGTGAATTCTTTTCGTATGTATTTGTCCGGTCAGGTACCAGAATATTGGGATCAATACAATAATGGTAACCGGCAGGAAATTGTATTTGGTACACAAATTTATGAGACACTAAAAAATTATGCAGTACGTTTAATGAAAAAGGAAGAACCTTTTGATGCCAGAGCCTTTTATATGCTTTATGATCACAAAAAACTTATGGCTTTACGGCTAAAATATTTAAAAGAACAAGGTTACTTTATAACTATTCATAACGATTTAAATATAAGCAAAGCGGAGGAAATGGAAATCATAACACGAGATATGGTGAATGTATTATTAAAGTTTCGATTTAACAATAATCCCAGAGAACTCGATCGAGTTATAAAATTATTAGAAGAAACGCAGAAAAGAGAGTATGATATTCTCTCACAATATATATAAAAATATAGTAGTATAGATGCAAAGAAGCAGATACTTGAATGTACATCTGCTTTTTTGTTGTATAAAGAATTGCTATAAGAAGATATGGGGGTTATTGACGAAATGACAATATATAGAAAATATATAAAAAAAAATTAAATTATTGCAAAACAATATATAAAATTAACAATAATCAAAATTAATGCATATTTATTTAAAAAAAACATACAATTATAGTTGACATTTACAAAAATTGCCATTATAATAATGCCAGAAGACGAGTTCTTCCAGTTAAGCGCTAACTGAATCAATGTAATTACACAGCTGTGACAGGAGTAGTTAAAGTAATTAATAACAAGTCAAAAGAGTATAAATAATTAAGAAGGGAGTTTTTCGTATGATTAGAAGAAAAAATTTAAGAGTTTTAACAGCAATTGGTTTAGCTTCATTAAGTATTTTTAGCGGTTTACATATGGTTAATCAAAAAGTTGCAGCAGATGCAGAATATAGTGAGGCCTACAATAACAGTAATTATGAAAGCCCTTATGCAAAGGACAGGGTTATTGTAGCATTAAAGTCAGGTTATGATTATCAAGTAGCAGTTGCAGATGAAGGTTTGACGTTTCAAAATACGTTATCCTCAGAGGATAGTGCTTATGAGGTAGTTCTGTATACCGTCAAGGAGCAAAGTGCAGAGGGTGTAATGGAAGCCGTTGAGTCCTTAAAAAAGAATCCGGCAGTAGCTTATGCAGAACCAGATTATATGGTACAAGCTACCGATAAAGTTCCCAATGATCCAAGTTATTCCAGACTTTATGGTTTAACAAAGATAAGTGCACCGGCAGCTTGGGATACCTTTACAGGTTCTAAAAATGCAGTAGTTGGAGTAATTGATTCAGGTGTTCAATATACACATCCTGACTTAGCAGCTAATGCTTGGATAAATCCCGGTGAAATTCCTAATAACGGAATTGATGATGATGGTAATGGCTATATTGATGATGTTTATGGTTGGAACTTTGTAGACAACAACAATAAACCGCTGGATGATAATGGTCATGGCACTCATGTAGCAGGTACTATAGGTGCGGTTGGTAACAATGGAGTCGGGGTTGTTGGAGTTGCTTGGAATACACAGATAGCAGCTTTAAAGTTCCTTGATGCAAACGGAGATGGTTATACATCCGATGCAATCCTTGCGATTAACTATGCTAAAAAGATGGGATTTGCCATTACCAACAACAGCTGGGGTGGTGGCGGCTACAGCCAAAGTCTGAAAGATGCAATTGATTCCTATAATGGTCTGTTTATAGCAGCAGCCGGAAACAATGGAACCAATAATGATAGCAGAGCTTCCTATCCGGCAAGTTACACATCTAGTAATATCATTGCCGTAGCAGCAACAACTAGCAGTGATGCAAGAGCAAGCTTTAGTAACTATGGCAAAACCAGCGTTGATTTGGGCGCTCCTGGAGATTCTATTTATAGCACATACATGAATGGAGGTTATGCAACATTGAGTGGAACATCCATGGCCACTCCTCAAGTTGCAGGAGCAGCAGCTCTTCTAAAAGCATATAAACCTTCTCTGACGACTGCTCAGCTAAGAACTGCAATTCTGTCAAATGTAGATGCAGTTTCAAGCTTAAACGGAAGAACGGTAACCGGAGGAAGATTAAATGTTTTAAAAAGCCTTAATTCAATAAAGTAATACTTGGTAATCCAAGGCATTGCTGTAAAACTATCATAAAGGCAGTGGTTTAAAAGGGGTTAAATTACATACTAATTTTTATGAAAAGTCCTTAGATGGTTATAGCAAAAAGAACGGAGAGTTCCTCCACTATCGCAGTTAAGTCTGGGATATGCAATAAATATAATATGGAATTACAATATGCCAGCGGTTTAATCCGCTGGCATATTTTGTGCACCTATACTTACCGTAATTCTGGGGCGATGTCAAAAATATTTTCAAGAGCCGTCCGTACCTCTTTCAGCCATTCAAAATTCCCCTTTTTAATACACCAGGTAACTTCGTGACCAAGAAAGACATAAGCCGATGCTTTATAAAGTGCCAGAGCATCATTCCTGTTACGGATTTGTCCGGCTTCCTGCCCTTTTTTTATAATCATGACAACTACATTCGTCAATTCATCCCGAAAATCATAGCTGCCATAGTCTTCCTTTAAATTGCTGATTAACATTTGGCTTAAGAAATCTGTCCCAAACTTACTGGCTTCTTTGATTAGGCTTTCAAAACATATTAATAATTGATCCCAATAATTGTCCTTAGACAAAATGGACAAAAGATGCTTACTTAGGTTATGCGTAATAGAATCATAAAAGTGCAATATAATATCTTCTTTGGATTGTAAGTGATAATAAAAAGTCGTTTTAGAAATGTTGCAGGCATTGCATATATCTACAACCGTTACATTTGCATATCCTTTCTCTAAAAATAATTCATTCGCAGTTTCTATAATAAATTCCCTAGTTGATTTATCGGACATGGTTACACCTATTTGATATTGCTGGATTGGCTGCAATACTTGGCATCCTTTCTTTTTATTTCAATTTACCTCTTTTTAACGTGGGCTTGTATTTGCTCTATCAGAAAACGATTATAGCATATATTTTGATATTGTAGAACTGTATTTTTAAAATAGTCTAAGGTGTGACTGGAAGCACATTTGATATCTGCGTACATTTATTTGAGCATATTGCTGTAAAAAATAAAGTTTGTTTCAATAAACCATAAAAAATTAACAAAAACAACATTGACAAATTAATAACAAAAGAGTTATTATATTACCGTAGTAATATAAATATTTACTAAAGTAAAGATGGTTTTTATTGGTATTATGTATATTATCAGTATAAAAGTATTGTAAATACAGTATGGAAACTGTTAATATCGGGTATTTCGTTATTGGTTTAACAAAATCCAGGCAAAAGAAAAGGAGAATAGGAATGGCAAAATTATTCGAAAAAACACAAATCGGCAGTATGAAACTAAAAAACCGTATTGTTATGGGTCCAATGGGTACGACAGGTGAATCCGATGGTTCTTATACCTCAGAAGGAATTCGTTATTTTGTGGAACGTGCAAAAGGTGGCACCGGCCTTATTATTACGGGTGCGAATGTAGTAACAACAAAATACGAAGCACGTCCCTGTACAGAACTTAGTAACTTCCATCATGTAGAACGTTTAAATATGCTCATTGAACGCGCGCACCATTATGGTACCAAAGTCTGTGTACAGATTTCACCGGGATTAGGTCGCCAGCAGTTTACCGACCCTTTTACATCCCCTTATTCTGCCAGTGCATGTGATGCTTTCTGGTTTCCTGGTTTAAAATGCAAACCATTTTCGGTAGAAGAAATTCATGATTTAGTGGAAAAATTAGGATATTCTGCAAGTCTTGCCAAAATGGCAGGGGCAGATGCTGTTGAATTGCATGCTTATGGCGGCTATCTATTAGACCAGTTTCACTCAAGACAATGGAATATGCGTACAGACGAATACGGCGGCTCTTTAAGAAACCGTATGAGATTTACGCTGGAATGTATAGAAGCAATTCGTAAAAACGTTGGTCCTAAGTTCCCGATTCTTGTTAAATTCACACCGGATCAAAGAGTTGAGGGCGGTCGGGAATTAGAAGAAGGTATTGAAATGGCAAAAATACTGGAGGAATCAGGAATCGACGCTATCCATGTAGATTGCGGATGCTATGAAGCATGGCATAAAGCCATTTCAACTGTTTATGAAAAAGAAGAACATCAGATGGATGCGGTAGAAGCGGTAAAGAAAACCGTATCAATTCCGGTACTCGGACAGGGCAAAATGTTTGACCCGGCAAAAGCAGAAAAAGCTGTCACAGACGGTAAAACAGATTATATCGTGTTAGGTCATCAAATGTTAGCAGATCCTGCCTGGGCCAACAAAGTAAAAGCTGGAGATACCATGGATATTGTACCATGTATCGGTTGTAATGAATGTCTGTTAGCAGGTTTCTCCGGAAAGCACTATTACTGTGCCGTAAATCCATTATGTTATGCGGAAGAGGATTATCCTTTACCTGAGAATGACAAAACCAACAAATCCGTATTGGTTATCGGTGGGGGACCTGGTGGTATGTCAGCTGCAATTGCGGCAGCAAAGAGAGGATGTACAGTAGAACTTTGGGAAAAGGCATCCCGTCTTGGTGGAAATCTGTGGGCAGCGGGTCTGCCAACATTTAAACAAGATGTATTAAGATTAATTACATATATGGAACGACAGGTAGTAAAGCTTGGTGTAAAGGTTAAACTAACGAAAGAAGCAACAGCAGAAGAAATAATTGCAGGAAATTATGATAAAGTTATTTTAGCAGCAGGCTCCCTTCCTTTTGTACCTCCTATTGCTGGTGTAGAAAATGCCGGGGTTTCAGGAGAATACTTGTTAGGGATAAAGAAACCGGGTAAAAAAGTAGTAGTAATCGGCGGCGGTCTGGTTGGCTGCGAAACGGCAGCCTATATGCAAGAAACAGCCGAGGAAGTAACGATAGTTGAAATGCTTGATGATATCTTAGCGATTGCAGATCATTGCTTAAATAATGATCAGGCATTAAGAACCATGATTAAAGAAAGAAAGATAGGAGTAGTCGGTAATGCCAAAGTGTCTAAAATAACGCCTGAGAGTGTTGTTTATACAAAAGACGGTAAAGAGCACACGATTTCTTGTGATACGGTTATACTCGCTGCCGGATATAGGGCAAATAATACTTTAGAAACGGAACTGGAAGATAAGGTTAAAGATTTGACTGTAATAGGTGATGCAGAAGCACCAAGAAAAATATTAAATGCCGTACATGAAGGATACCATGCGATTCGTGTTATGTAATTTATGAATCTATAAATGGAGAAAGGACGTGTTACAACTTAAAGTGTTGTGACAGTCCTTTTTTTGGGATGAATACAAAACTATTAATTTTGTCGTATTTTGTCTAGTTCTTTGGACCCAATACAACTATACGCATTGACAATGTTTTAACATGATTATAAGATAGTTAAAGGGTATAAATCAACCAATGATGAAGGAGTAGAAAGGATGTTTAATTTTTTTTCTAAAAGTAAAAAAATTGAGTTTAGAACTGTTGAAAATTGTTTTCTTACAGGAGATGCGGAGATGAAAGCGGTCTGCTCGAACGCTTTTTTTGGATTACCGGATCTTTTTCTTGATATAAAGCTGTGCAGTGAAAACAGGGAGCAGTTTATAAAAAATAATTTTTTTAATCTTCGGTATATGGGGGGAACTGAAGCATCCTGGGATAAAAATAAGGCGGAATATATACGTTCTATCAAAGAGGCTTTGGAATCTGCCTATGGTATTACCGATCAAGAGAGTTATGAAGAAGTTTTCTTGGATTTTTACGCAGAGGCAGACCCTCATGCATGGAATATGGTAAGAATAGCAGGAGTTACCCAAAATGCTTATACAGCAGAGTATATCAATGCGCAGACCGCCAAAGAAAACATAGGGTTATTAGGCAATAAACTTTTGGAAAATTATAATTCCTGGGAGCAGGTAGCCACAGATTTTCTTTCAGGTAAGCTTCAGTTTATAGAGCTGAAAGCAATCCACAGTGCGGATGATAAAGAGTATACGAGTATTATAAATATAGTAACGATGATTGATTTATTGTTTAATGATAAGGATACACCTCTAAAAAAATGCTTATTTAGTCGTGAGGAGAATTTGCATTTAAGCTCTAATAGTATCTTTCAGAAAGTTCTTGACAACTTGATATCTGTTCCCCAAAGAGCCAGAAATATAATGAAGGTTTACAAAGATGTATACGGCTGGCGTCCATTTATATTATCTGATATTTATACTCTGGATGAGAAGGATAAAAACACCTACAATTATGTAAAAAATAATCTTAAGCTGGAAGAAGACGAAGAAATTGTTTACATACACGCGTTCACCAGTCAAAAACCGGAAAAGTCAGACATAAGTTTTGTATTAACCAATAAAAATTTAATTACAGTTTTTAATAAAAAAGATAGACAGAATGGTAAGTATGTATATACACCACTCGCGGTTTTAAATAGAAGTAATATTACATTAAAAGAAGTAGAATCTGCATACATGCTTTTCATTGACGATGCACCAAGAGTTGAAAATATATCTTTGAATTCGAAACGGGAAATTTCGGCTTATCAAGAGATTTTAAGTGATATGATTGCTTTCTTAAATAATATCAGAGGTTGAAGAAACCAAAATATAAAGTATAGACTGAAAAATACATTATATTTTATTTGCAGCAGTAACACACAGCAAACAGGTATATTAGGCAAGAGGGATTAATATGGGAAAAATGTAATATTTTATATAAAAATGTAGTAAAATGTAATGAATTCAAGTATAATAAAAGAAATACATATTACACAGTAAGGAAGTAGAAGACTACTAAGAGGGAGATAAGTGGACATGATTTCAAAAAAAGGTTTGGACTACATTAAAGAGTTTGCCGAAATTCAAGTAAATGTTATAACAAACGGCTGTATTTTCTTTCTTATGGAAAGCGATACCATTGTATGGGAAGCATCCTCAAAGGACTTCTCATTACAAGAGTTTAAGGTTGGTGAAACCCTTGCTAAGACAAGTATCAGCCATCAGGCAATTGAGGAAAAGAAAACTACCATCGGTACTTTTGTATCTAAAGAAAATGGTGCAAGGGTAAAAGTAACTGCTATACCGGTTACGAATGAAGAGGGTAATGTCAGTGGAGCTTTTACTATAGTGCTGCCCAAAGAACATCATTTAGTCAGTGGCTTTAAGGATTTTGCACCGGTTATAACTGAAATGTTTCCTGGGGGGGCGTTTCTTTCTGTAACCGATACCGAAAAAATAACACAAAGACAGCCTTCCAAAAATTTTGATTTGAAGGATGTATACATCGGAAAAGACATATCCATAGATCCGGCTGCTATGGCAGCATTAAAAACGGGTGAGATACAGCGCGTTGATTATGACACTTATGAATATGGAGCCCCTCTTCGTATATTGGTTTCACCCTTTTATGATGAAGACACCAACGAAGTAATCGGAGCACTAAATATTGTCCGTCCAAAAACGATAGAATTGTCTCTTCGTGATATGGCATCCAGTCTTAAAAATGGTTTAACTCAAATTGCAGCAACCATTGAAGAATTAGCTGCCTCAGCTACAGACATTCATGGCAATCAACAACAATTAAATGATAATATTAAAAAAATAACAGAAACAACAGAAGAAATTAACAAAATAAGCACCTTTATTAAAAGTATTGCGAATCAGACCAATATGCTCGGCCTGAATGCTGCAATAGAAGCCGCGAGAGTAGGAGAAGCTGGAAAAGGGTTCAGTGTGGTGGCATCTGAGATTCGACAAATGTCTGAAAAATCGAAAAATACAGTTGCAGAAATTGAGAAATTAACCAACGAAATCCGTACCAATGTATCAGAGTCCAATAACCAAAGTATTATCTCCCTTACCGCCAGCCAGGAACAGGCGGCGGCAACAGAAGAAATCACTGCAAGTCTG
The nucleotide sequence above comes from Anaerocolumna cellulosilytica. Encoded proteins:
- a CDS encoding S8 family peptidase; protein product: MIRRKNLRVLTAIGLASLSIFSGLHMVNQKVAADAEYSEAYNNSNYESPYAKDRVIVALKSGYDYQVAVADEGLTFQNTLSSEDSAYEVVLYTVKEQSAEGVMEAVESLKKNPAVAYAEPDYMVQATDKVPNDPSYSRLYGLTKISAPAAWDTFTGSKNAVVGVIDSGVQYTHPDLAANAWINPGEIPNNGIDDDGNGYIDDVYGWNFVDNNNKPLDDNGHGTHVAGTIGAVGNNGVGVVGVAWNTQIAALKFLDANGDGYTSDAILAINYAKKMGFAITNNSWGGGGYSQSLKDAIDSYNGLFIAAAGNNGTNNDSRASYPASYTSSNIIAVAATTSSDARASFSNYGKTSVDLGAPGDSIYSTYMNGGYATLSGTSMATPQVAGAAALLKAYKPSLTTAQLRTAILSNVDAVSSLNGRTVTGGRLNVLKSLNSIK
- a CDS encoding TetR/AcrR family transcriptional regulator: MSDKSTREFIIETANELFLEKGYANVTVVDICNACNISKTTFYYHLQSKEDIILHFYDSITHNLSKHLLSILSKDNYWDQLLICFESLIKEASKFGTDFLSQMLISNLKEDYGSYDFRDELTNVVVMIIKKGQEAGQIRNRNDALALYKASAYVFLGHEVTWCIKKGNFEWLKEVRTALENIFDIAPELR
- a CDS encoding oxidoreductase; translated protein: MAKLFEKTQIGSMKLKNRIVMGPMGTTGESDGSYTSEGIRYFVERAKGGTGLIITGANVVTTKYEARPCTELSNFHHVERLNMLIERAHHYGTKVCVQISPGLGRQQFTDPFTSPYSASACDAFWFPGLKCKPFSVEEIHDLVEKLGYSASLAKMAGADAVELHAYGGYLLDQFHSRQWNMRTDEYGGSLRNRMRFTLECIEAIRKNVGPKFPILVKFTPDQRVEGGRELEEGIEMAKILEESGIDAIHVDCGCYEAWHKAISTVYEKEEHQMDAVEAVKKTVSIPVLGQGKMFDPAKAEKAVTDGKTDYIVLGHQMLADPAWANKVKAGDTMDIVPCIGCNECLLAGFSGKHYYCAVNPLCYAEEDYPLPENDKTNKSVLVIGGGPGGMSAAIAAAKRGCTVELWEKASRLGGNLWAAGLPTFKQDVLRLITYMERQVVKLGVKVKLTKEATAEEIIAGNYDKVILAAGSLPFVPPIAGVENAGVSGEYLLGIKKPGKKVVVIGGGLVGCETAAYMQETAEEVTIVEMLDDILAIADHCLNNDQALRTMIKERKIGVVGNAKVSKITPESVVYTKDGKEHTISCDTVILAAGYRANNTLETELEDKVKDLTVIGDAEAPRKILNAVHEGYHAIRVM
- a CDS encoding DUF1266 domain-containing protein, whose amino-acid sequence is MFNFFSKSKKIEFRTVENCFLTGDAEMKAVCSNAFFGLPDLFLDIKLCSENREQFIKNNFFNLRYMGGTEASWDKNKAEYIRSIKEALESAYGITDQESYEEVFLDFYAEADPHAWNMVRIAGVTQNAYTAEYINAQTAKENIGLLGNKLLENYNSWEQVATDFLSGKLQFIELKAIHSADDKEYTSIINIVTMIDLLFNDKDTPLKKCLFSREENLHLSSNSIFQKVLDNLISVPQRARNIMKVYKDVYGWRPFILSDIYTLDEKDKNTYNYVKNNLKLEEDEEIVYIHAFTSQKPEKSDISFVLTNKNLITVFNKKDRQNGKYVYTPLAVLNRSNITLKEVESAYMLFIDDAPRVENISLNSKREISAYQEILSDMIAFLNNIRG
- a CDS encoding methyl-accepting chemotaxis protein, with protein sequence MISKKGLDYIKEFAEIQVNVITNGCIFFLMESDTIVWEASSKDFSLQEFKVGETLAKTSISHQAIEEKKTTIGTFVSKENGARVKVTAIPVTNEEGNVSGAFTIVLPKEHHLVSGFKDFAPVITEMFPGGAFLSVTDTEKITQRQPSKNFDLKDVYIGKDISIDPAAMAALKTGEIQRVDYDTYEYGAPLRILVSPFYDEDTNEVIGALNIVRPKTIELSLRDMASSLKNGLTQIAATIEELAASATDIHGNQQQLNDNIKKITETTEEINKISTFIKSIANQTNMLGLNAAIEAARVGEAGKGFSVVASEIRQMSEKSKNTVAEIEKLTNEIRTNVSESNNQSIISLTASQEQAAATEEITASLEEITALSDELSQIANKL